In the [Clostridium] colinum genome, one interval contains:
- a CDS encoding TRAP transporter small permease: MIQFRKTLDKILEIVCVLLFVFITIVGSYQIITRYVFNSPSTVSEELLIFSFTWLSLLASALVFGKKEHMRMSFLADKITGVKAIYLDIITEIIIFIFSAVVLVYGGIKITNLTMTQITASLGIVMGYIYIIIPITGALILIYNILNISESVYKLKSGGN, from the coding sequence ATGATACAGTTTAGAAAAACTTTAGATAAGATTTTAGAGATAGTTTGTGTTTTACTATTTGTATTTATAACTATTGTTGGGTCTTATCAAATTATTACAAGATATGTATTTAATTCTCCTAGTACAGTATCTGAAGAATTGTTAATATTTTCTTTTACCTGGTTATCTTTATTAGCTTCCGCATTAGTTTTTGGGAAAAAAGAACATATGAGAATGTCATTTTTGGCAGATAAAATTACTGGAGTGAAAGCTATATATTTAGATATAATAACTGAAATAATAATATTTATTTTTTCTGCAGTAGTATTAGTATATGGTGGTATAAAAATAACAAATCTTACTATGACACAAATAACAGCATCTTTAGGAATAGTAATGGGGTATATTTATATTATTATACCTATAACAGGAGCATTAATTTTAATATATAATATTTTAAATATATCAGAATCAGTTTATAAGTTAAAGTCGGGAGGGAATTAG
- a CDS encoding TRAP transporter substrate-binding protein, which produces MLKSFKKLALCSSLIFCAITFVGCSLVNDGKRIVRISHGQSTSHPQHLGLMAFEKYIEENLPQYDIQIFPNELLGPSVRAIELVQTGAIDFVVSSTSNLETFNDIYQIFSMPYLFDSVEAYHSVMENEEILEPIYSSTEESGFKAVTWFDAGTRNFYATTPINTPDDLKGKKIRVIASPTNIKMMEAFGAAATPMSFGEVYTAIQQGVIQGAENNELALTNNKHGEIAKYYSYNQHQMVPDMLVGNSKFLNSLPEEESKIFEEAAKICTEVEIEAWKEGIEQAKEEASKNMGVQFIYPEIEPFKEKLLPLHKEILAENPKLEPIYNNIQKVNKQVKEDNK; this is translated from the coding sequence ATGTTAAAAAGTTTTAAAAAATTAGCTTTATGTAGTAGCCTAATTTTTTGTGCTATAACTTTTGTAGGGTGTAGCTTAGTAAATGACGGTAAAAGAATAGTAAGAATATCACATGGGCAATCTACAAGCCACCCACAACATTTAGGGCTTATGGCTTTTGAAAAGTACATAGAGGAAAACTTGCCACAATATGACATACAAATATTTCCTAACGAGCTTTTAGGTCCAAGTGTTAGAGCAATAGAGCTTGTACAAACAGGAGCAATAGATTTTGTAGTTTCTAGTACAAGTAATTTAGAAACTTTTAATGATATATATCAAATATTTAGTATGCCTTATTTATTTGATAGTGTAGAAGCTTATCATAGTGTAATGGAAAATGAAGAAATATTAGAACCTATTTACAGTTCTACTGAAGAATCTGGATTTAAGGCTGTAACGTGGTTTGATGCAGGTACAAGAAACTTTTATGCTACGACACCAATAAATACACCGGACGATTTAAAAGGTAAAAAAATAAGAGTTATAGCAAGTCCAACTAACATAAAAATGATGGAGGCTTTTGGCGCAGCAGCAACTCCTATGAGCTTTGGTGAAGTTTATACTGCTATTCAACAAGGAGTTATACAAGGTGCTGAAAATAACGAATTAGCACTTACAAATAATAAACACGGTGAAATCGCAAAATATTATAGCTATAACCAACACCAAATGGTTCCGGATATGCTTGTTGGTAATTCAAAATTTTTAAATAGTTTACCTGAAGAAGAAAGCAAAATTTTTGAAGAAGCAGCTAAAATATGTACAGAAGTTGAAATAGAGGCATGGAAAGAAGGCATAGAACAAGCAAAAGAAGAAGCTTCTAAAAATATGGGTGTACAATTTATATATCCAGAGATAGAACCATTTAAAGAAAAATTGTTGCCTTTACATAAAGAAATTTTAGCAGAAAATCCAAAACTAGAGCCTATATATAATAATATACAAAAAGTTAATAAACAAGTAAAGGAGGATAACAAATGA
- the uxaC gene encoding glucuronate isomerase has product MRKFMDEDFLLENEVAKKLYHNYAKKTPIFDYHCHLVPSEIAEDYEFDNLAKMWLYHDHYKWRAMRSFGIDEKYITGDADDYDKFYQFAKMMPYLIGNPIYHWTHLELKRFFGIEQTLSEKNAKEIWDKCNEIIKQEKLTAKKLIKMANVAYIGTTDDPIDDLKYHKQIKEDKDFNCTVNPTFRPDKAIKIKEKGFIQYINILAKVSNIDIKCFKDLESALEKRLDYFYENGCKISDHSLERINFYNFNEKEIDNIFIKALNEESINQEEASKYACALLISLGKMYHKRNMVMQLHIGALRNNNTRMFNKLGRDCGFDSIDDGEIAYTLSRILDHMEKDNKLPKTILYCLNPKDNEVIGSMIGNFQGDNIKGKIQFGSGWWFNDQKDGMERQMMALSQLGLISQFVGMVTDSRSFLSYVRHEYFRRILCNYIGTLVTTGQYPYDEEILGEIIENICFNNSKRYFS; this is encoded by the coding sequence ATGAGAAAATTTATGGATGAAGATTTTTTATTGGAAAATGAAGTTGCAAAAAAATTGTATCATAACTATGCTAAGAAAACACCTATATTTGATTATCATTGTCATTTAGTACCTAGCGAGATAGCAGAAGATTATGAGTTTGATAATTTAGCTAAAATGTGGTTATATCACGACCATTATAAATGGAGAGCTATGAGAAGTTTTGGTATTGATGAAAAATATATAACTGGTGATGCAGATGATTATGATAAATTTTATCAATTTGCAAAAATGATGCCTTATTTAATAGGCAATCCTATATATCATTGGACACATCTAGAGCTTAAAAGATTTTTTGGCATAGAACAAACATTAAGCGAAAAAAATGCAAAAGAAATATGGGATAAATGTAATGAAATAATAAAACAAGAAAAGCTTACAGCTAAAAAATTGATAAAAATGGCAAATGTAGCTTATATTGGAACAACAGATGACCCAATAGATGATTTAAAATATCATAAACAAATAAAAGAGGATAAAGATTTTAATTGTACAGTTAATCCTACATTTAGACCAGATAAAGCTATAAAAATAAAAGAAAAAGGATTTATACAATATATAAATATTTTAGCTAAAGTATCTAATATAGATATTAAATGTTTTAAAGATTTAGAAAGTGCATTAGAAAAAAGATTAGATTATTTTTATGAAAATGGCTGTAAAATTAGTGACCATAGTTTAGAACGAATTAATTTTTATAATTTTAATGAAAAAGAAATTGATAATATATTTATTAAAGCTTTAAATGAAGAAAGCATTAATCAAGAAGAAGCATCTAAATATGCTTGTGCTTTATTAATATCTTTAGGTAAAATGTATCATAAAAGAAATATGGTAATGCAATTACATATAGGAGCATTAAGAAATAATAATACAAGAATGTTTAATAAATTAGGAAGAGATTGCGGATTTGACAGTATTGATGATGGAGAAATTGCTTATACATTATCAAGAATATTAGACCATATGGAAAAAGATAACAAATTGCCTAAAACTATTTTATATTGCTTAAATCCAAAAGACAACGAAGTAATAGGTTCTATGATAGGTAATTTTCAAGGGGATAATATAAAGGGTAAAATTCAGTTCGGGTCTGGCTGGTGGTTTAACGACCAAAAAGATGGTATGGAAAGACAAATGATGGCTTTATCTCAGCTAGGACTTATAAGCCAATTTGTAGGTATGGTTACAGATTCTAGAAGCTTTTTATCTTATGTAAGACACGAATATTTTAGAAGAATATTATGTAATTATATAGGAACTTTAGTTACAACTGGTCAATATCCTTATGATGAAGAGATATTAGGTGAAATTATAGAAAATATTTGCTTTAATAATTCTAAAAGATATTTTTCTTAA
- a CDS encoding bifunctional 4-hydroxy-2-oxoglutarate aldolase/2-dehydro-3-deoxy-phosphogluconate aldolase yields MILEQLKNNKIVAVIRAKDHKETREYISACVKGGIKSLELTYSIPNVCELIKEYSEDENLLVGVGSVLNKKMALDAIEAGAKYVVSPGYSDEVNEVCKDKNILYLPGCMTVTEIMKAMDKGNKMIKLFPGDMFGAKFVKAIKAPIPNVEIMPTGGVTIDNVKEWFKNGVSCVGVGSSLIKGSVEDIENTAKKFVSLINELD; encoded by the coding sequence ATGATTTTAGAACAATTAAAAAATAATAAAATAGTAGCTGTTATTAGAGCTAAAGACCATAAAGAAACTAGAGAATATATAAGTGCTTGTGTAAAAGGTGGTATAAAATCTTTAGAGCTTACCTATAGCATACCAAATGTTTGTGAACTTATAAAAGAATATAGTGAAGATGAAAATTTATTAGTTGGTGTAGGAAGCGTATTAAATAAAAAAATGGCTTTAGATGCAATAGAAGCAGGAGCAAAATATGTTGTAAGCCCTGGATATAGTGATGAAGTAAATGAAGTTTGTAAAGATAAAAATATTCTTTATTTACCAGGTTGTATGACTGTTACAGAAATAATGAAAGCTATGGATAAAGGAAATAAAATGATTAAGCTATTTCCAGGAGATATGTTTGGCGCTAAGTTTGTAAAGGCTATAAAAGCACCTATACCAAATGTAGAAATAATGCCAACAGGTGGAGTAACTATAGATAATGTTAAAGAGTGGTTTAAAAATGGAGTTTCTTGTGTTGGAGTAGGAAGTTCATTAATTAAAGGGTCAGTTGAAGATATAGAAAATACAGCAAAAAAATTTGTTAGTTTAATTAATGAGTTAGACTAG
- a CDS encoding SDR family oxidoreductase produces the protein MKLPFNIDLKDKVCVVTGGTGVLCGEMAKALAKCGAKVAILALGQEECDKKAKEINDEGGIAIGIETNVLDKESIKNAHNIILEKFGETDILINGAGGNHPKGTTTKEYFEVEDLKNKDLTTFFDLDPSGIEFVFNLNFLGTLLPSQEFSKDMINKKGATIINISSMNAFTPLTKIPAYSGAKAAVSNFTQWLAVHMSKVGIRVNAMAPGFFVTQQNERLLFNEDGTPTERSKKILNSTPMGRFGEAEELIGTLLYLVSEEASGFVNGVVIPIDGAFSAYSGV, from the coding sequence ATGAAATTACCTTTTAATATTGATTTAAAAGACAAAGTTTGTGTTGTAACAGGTGGAACAGGTGTTTTATGTGGAGAAATGGCAAAGGCACTTGCTAAATGTGGAGCTAAAGTTGCTATTTTAGCTTTGGGACAAGAAGAATGTGATAAAAAGGCAAAAGAAATAAATGATGAGGGCGGTATAGCCATAGGCATAGAAACAAATGTTTTAGATAAAGAAAGCATAAAAAATGCTCATAATATAATACTAGAAAAATTTGGTGAAACAGATATATTAATAAATGGGGCAGGAGGAAACCACCCAAAAGGAACTACAACAAAAGAATATTTTGAAGTAGAAGATTTAAAAAATAAAGATTTAACAACTTTTTTTGATTTAGACCCAAGTGGTATAGAATTTGTATTTAATTTAAACTTTTTAGGAACTTTGCTTCCATCACAAGAATTTAGTAAAGATATGATTAATAAAAAAGGAGCAACAATAATTAACATATCATCTATGAATGCTTTTACACCACTTACAAAAATACCGGCATATTCTGGAGCAAAAGCAGCTGTAAGTAATTTTACTCAATGGCTTGCTGTTCATATGTCTAAAGTTGGAATTAGAGTCAATGCTATGGCACCAGGATTTTTTGTAACACAACAAAATGAACGATTATTATTTAATGAAGATGGAACACCAACAGAAAGAAGTAAAAAGATTTTAAATAGTACTCCAATGGGAAGATTTGGAGAGGCAGAAGAGCTTATAGGAACTTTATTATATTTAGTATCAGAAGAGGCATCAGGTTTTGTTAATGGTGTTGTTATCCCAATAGATGGAGCATTTTCTGCATATTCAGGAGTATAA
- a CDS encoding GntR family transcriptional regulator yields MILYNKEKNETTKEYVYKNLKNNIMFLELKPGALLSESDLANILNVSRTPVREVLIKLKEENLIEVKPQLGTYVSLIDKNLINDAIFIRQNLEKEVLHLACKKFSKNGLLKLEKYIMEQQLICKKDNNFLDFHELDNKFHRLIFEEVEKANVWKVICNISTHYNRIRLLDEMNESKDNLIQQHIKYFEIIKDGKMSEVDDIIYSHIVEPVSSWENLIINNKEIANYIR; encoded by the coding sequence TTGATACTTTATAATAAAGAAAAAAATGAGACTACAAAAGAATATGTATATAAAAATTTAAAAAATAATATTATGTTTTTAGAGCTAAAACCAGGGGCTTTACTTAGCGAAAGTGATTTAGCTAATATATTAAATGTATCTAGAACACCTGTTAGAGAAGTTTTAATAAAATTAAAAGAAGAAAATTTAATAGAAGTTAAACCACAATTAGGAACATATGTTTCATTAATTGATAAAAATTTGATTAATGATGCAATTTTTATTAGACAAAATTTAGAAAAAGAAGTTTTACATTTAGCTTGTAAAAAATTTTCTAAAAATGGATTATTAAAATTAGAAAAGTATATAATGGAACAACAATTAATATGTAAAAAAGATAATAATTTTTTAGATTTTCACGAATTAGATAATAAATTTCATAGATTAATTTTTGAAGAGGTAGAAAAAGCTAATGTTTGGAAAGTTATTTGTAATATTAGTACCCACTATAATAGAATAAGATTGTTAGATGAAATGAATGAGAGCAAAGATAATTTAATACAACAACATATTAAATACTTTGAAATTATAAAAGATGGAAAAATGAGCGAAGTAGATGATATTATTTATAGTCATATAGTAGAACCAGTTAGTAGCTGGGAAAATTTAATTATAAATAATAAGGAAATAGCTAATTATATTAGATAA
- a CDS encoding sortase domain-containing protein translates to MLVRKICFSLIAFIATASCVKLFPVVAKNPTTFSQMEQDKEKTLEKYKEVWDDNTIVEIDTLAPEYELGEQVGTLTIPKMEIYEMPIYYGSDDINNNWQITAPGRFGNWGIFGEKSVTALGGHNYQLFYDLPKMEVGDKFIVETPFDIFIYEVTGSAIYESGVHDWSDMAFNGKEPYSVDLLTCYPIEKIVTNDMYIVYTKMVSGTKFLQERPPLTDEEMSKPRPMTEQWQK, encoded by the coding sequence ATGTTAGTAAGAAAAATATGTTTTAGCTTGATAGCATTTATTGCAACAGCAAGTTGTGTTAAATTGTTTCCAGTTGTGGCAAAAAATCCTACTACATTTTCTCAAATGGAACAAGATAAAGAAAAAACATTAGAAAAATACAAAGAAGTTTGGGATGATAATACAATTGTAGAGATAGATACATTAGCTCCAGAATATGAACTGGGAGAACAAGTAGGTACTCTTACTATACCTAAAATGGAAATATATGAAATGCCTATATATTATGGGTCTGATGATATAAACAACAACTGGCAAATAACAGCACCAGGGCGTTTTGGAAACTGGGGGATATTTGGTGAAAAATCTGTTACGGCCTTAGGGGGACATAACTATCAACTTTTTTATGATTTGCCTAAAATGGAGGTTGGAGATAAATTTATAGTAGAAACTCCTTTTGATATATTTATATATGAAGTAACGGGGTCTGCTATATATGAATCGGGTGTTCACGATTGGAGTGATATGGCATTTAATGGAAAAGAACCTTATTCGGTAGACTTGTTAACTTGTTATCCAATAGAAAAAATTGTTACTAATGATATGTATATAGTATATACAAAAATGGTTAGTGGGACTAAATTTTTACAAGAAAGACCACCTTTAACAGATGAAGAAATGAGCAAACCAAGACCGATGACAGAACAATGGCAAAAATAA